Proteins co-encoded in one Flavobacterium sp. M31R6 genomic window:
- a CDS encoding porin family protein, giving the protein MKKILLSLLAVISFAFTNAQSREKGTVEITPKIGYSGFGEDNEGKSTDSNSGAEFGVTTDYYFNNRWSLRSGLVFDKMGGKYKMLVDYIYDIYTTPNPYINYEDKLNYLSIPLNANWHFGSTRKWNLNFGFSPSFLLSAKVNSTEIPKSTINSFQLALTYGIGYKFEVTEKFGILIDTQFFNGLTNINNASDNKIFNAGYSFNVGGVIQL; this is encoded by the coding sequence ATGAAAAAAATTTTATTGTCATTACTTGCCGTAATTTCATTTGCATTCACAAACGCACAATCTCGAGAAAAAGGAACTGTTGAAATTACTCCAAAAATTGGATATTCAGGTTTTGGCGAAGACAATGAAGGGAAAAGTACAGATTCTAATTCAGGCGCAGAATTTGGCGTAACAACTGATTATTATTTTAATAATCGATGGAGTTTACGTTCTGGATTAGTTTTTGACAAAATGGGAGGTAAATATAAAATGCTTGTTGATTATATATATGATATTTATACGACTCCTAATCCATATATAAATTACGAAGATAAATTAAACTATTTAAGTATTCCATTAAATGCCAACTGGCACTTTGGAAGCACTAGAAAATGGAATTTAAATTTTGGATTTAGCCCGTCTTTCTTATTGAGCGCTAAAGTAAATAGTACTGAAATCCCGAAAAGTACTATCAATTCTTTTCAATTAGCTTTGACCTATGGAATAGGATATAAATTTGAAGTTACTGAAAAATTTGGGATTTTAATTGATACTCAATTCTTCAATGGCTTAACAAATATTAACAACGCATCTGATAACAAAATTTTTAATGCAGGATATAGCTTCAATGTAGGTGGAGTTATTCAATTATAA
- a CDS encoding Tex family protein: MTNLQFISKYVATATINIQNTVQLLQEDCTIPFISRYRKDKTGNLDEVFIEQIAKFQKEYETIVKRKEAILKSIQEQNALTPELDKKIQQSFDLQELEDFYLPYKKKKRTKADVARENGLEPLAKIIMAQSKDDVDFVATQYLNENVINEESALQGARDIIAEWINENIYVRKQLRRLFERKATITTKVVKSKKEEEGAQKFNQYFDWSEPLTKAPSHRLLAIMRAENEGFIKFKVDVELDDAYDIIDELIIKGDNSTTPHIQLAIEDSYKRLLNPAISNETLQEAKAKADANSIQVFANNLGQLLLAPPLGEKRILAIDPGFRSGCKVVCLDEKGDLLYNETIYPHAPQKEEAMAMKKIRSMVNAYNIDAISIGNGTASRETEFFIKKIAFDKPVQVFIVSEAGASVYSASKIAREEFPNYDVTVRGSVSIGRRLSDPLAELVKIDPKAIGVGQYQHDVDQNKLKEELDNTVIRCVNSVGININTASKHLLGYVSGIGEKLAENIVAYRSENGPFTDRKQLKKVPRLGDKAYQQGVAFIRISNAKNPLDNSAVHPEAYAIVEKMAKDLKITVNDLIANKEKTALITPENYITHDIGVLTLKDIIKELEKPGLDPRKAATVFEFDPNVKSIKDVRTGMILPGIVNNITNFGCFVDIGIKESGLVHISQLKAGFVSDVNEVVKLHQHVQVKVTEVDEDRKRIQLTMVI, encoded by the coding sequence ATGACCAACTTACAATTTATATCAAAGTACGTTGCCACAGCAACAATCAATATTCAAAACACAGTTCAATTATTACAGGAAGACTGCACGATTCCGTTTATTTCGAGATATCGAAAAGACAAAACTGGAAACTTAGATGAAGTCTTTATTGAACAAATTGCCAAATTTCAAAAAGAATATGAAACGATTGTAAAACGCAAAGAAGCGATTTTAAAATCCATTCAGGAACAGAATGCTTTGACACCAGAATTGGATAAAAAAATCCAACAAAGTTTCGATTTACAGGAATTGGAAGATTTTTATCTGCCCTATAAAAAGAAAAAAAGAACCAAAGCCGATGTAGCAAGAGAGAATGGATTGGAACCTTTGGCCAAAATTATTATGGCGCAAAGCAAAGATGATGTTGATTTCGTGGCGACACAATATCTGAATGAAAATGTGATTAATGAAGAATCGGCATTGCAAGGAGCAAGAGATATTATTGCCGAATGGATTAATGAGAATATCTACGTTAGAAAGCAACTCAGACGATTGTTTGAGCGTAAAGCGACAATCACAACAAAGGTTGTTAAGTCCAAAAAAGAGGAGGAAGGTGCCCAGAAATTCAATCAGTATTTTGATTGGTCCGAGCCGTTGACCAAAGCACCTTCACATCGTTTATTGGCTATTATGAGAGCCGAAAATGAAGGTTTTATCAAGTTCAAAGTTGATGTAGAGTTAGACGATGCTTACGATATTATTGACGAACTTATCATAAAAGGAGATAACAGTACGACGCCACACATTCAATTGGCGATAGAGGACAGTTATAAACGTTTGTTGAATCCTGCCATTTCGAATGAAACGCTACAAGAAGCTAAGGCTAAAGCCGATGCAAATTCGATTCAGGTATTTGCGAATAATTTAGGGCAGTTATTATTGGCGCCACCATTGGGTGAAAAACGAATTTTGGCAATTGACCCAGGATTTCGTTCGGGATGTAAAGTGGTATGTTTGGATGAGAAAGGAGATTTGTTGTATAACGAAACCATTTATCCGCATGCTCCGCAAAAGGAGGAAGCCATGGCCATGAAAAAAATCCGTTCGATGGTCAACGCCTATAATATTGATGCTATATCGATAGGAAATGGAACGGCTTCGAGAGAAACTGAATTCTTTATCAAGAAAATTGCATTTGACAAACCAGTTCAGGTATTCATCGTATCGGAGGCTGGGGCTTCAGTCTATTCGGCTTCGAAGATTGCGAGAGAAGAGTTCCCTAATTATGATGTTACGGTTCGTGGTTCGGTTTCTATTGGGAGACGATTATCGGATCCGTTGGCTGAATTGGTAAAAATTGATCCAAAAGCAATTGGAGTTGGGCAATACCAACATGACGTAGACCAAAACAAACTTAAAGAAGAACTGGATAATACGGTAATTCGTTGCGTGAACTCGGTGGGGATAAACATCAACACGGCGAGTAAGCATTTATTGGGTTACGTGAGTGGAATAGGAGAGAAGCTAGCCGAAAACATTGTAGCCTACCGTTCCGAAAACGGCCCTTTTACAGATAGAAAGCAACTCAAAAAAGTGCCTCGTTTGGGTGACAAAGCGTACCAACAAGGAGTTGCTTTTATCCGAATTTCGAATGCGAAGAATCCTTTGGACAATTCGGCTGTACATCCCGAAGCGTATGCTATTGTTGAAAAAATGGCCAAAGATTTGAAAATAACAGTAAATGATTTGATTGCCAATAAAGAAAAAACAGCTTTAATTACACCTGAAAATTACATTACTCATGATATCGGTGTTTTGACCTTAAAAGACATTATAAAAGAGTTGGAAAAACCGGGATTAGATCCTAGAAAAGCGGCCACTGTTTTTGAATTCGACCCGAATGTAAAATCGATTAAAGATGTTAGAACCGGTATGATTTTGCCTGGAATTGTCAATAACATTACCAATTTTGGCTGTTTTGTTGATATCGGAATCAAAGAAAGTGGCTTGGTTCATATTTCACAACTCAAAGCCGGTTTTGTGAGCGATGTGAATGAGGTTGTTAAATTACACCAACACGTTCAGGTAAAAGTTACGGAAGTAGATGAGGACAGAAAACGTATTCAGTTAACAATGGTAATTTAA
- a CDS encoding DUF1294 domain-containing protein, whose amino-acid sequence MILLYTFLTVNLIAFVLMGYDKQLAIKNKNRISEQTLLFLVVLGGTIGSSLAMSIFRHKTAKTNYLLKFFGIVSFQIIIIITLFYLDLIPL is encoded by the coding sequence ATGATTTTATTATATACTTTTTTAACCGTTAATTTAATCGCTTTTGTATTAATGGGCTACGACAAACAATTAGCCATTAAAAACAAAAATAGAATATCCGAACAAACACTTTTGTTTTTGGTGGTTCTTGGCGGAACAATTGGATCATCCCTTGCGATGTCGATTTTTCGGCACAAGACAGCAAAAACAAACTATTTGTTGAAATTTTTTGGAATCGTTTCTTTTCAGATTATAATCATTATCACTTTGTTTTATTTGGATCTAATACCATTATAA
- a CDS encoding Crp/Fnr family transcriptional regulator translates to MKENQAICNSCSNENCFIKKHIHLPNMQSYIEKKHSFTCKKTQQFIIEGAPIQGLYFVQKGKVKTVKTGINGREQIVRFTTNGDTVGFRGFGTSNRYLIGAYALEDTVLCNFNNEVMLDILKNVPEFTYDMMLFYAEELNKSENNIRKIAHMNVRERVIDTLLYIHRKFGQTNDLINLDLSRKEIADFAGTTEEQVTRVISSLKRETLIKTVGKKIGLQQINKMKMEIMEHKYV, encoded by the coding sequence ATGAAAGAGAATCAAGCTATTTGCAACAGTTGTAGTAATGAAAATTGTTTTATAAAAAAGCATATTCATTTGCCCAACATGCAAAGTTATATAGAAAAAAAACACAGTTTTACCTGTAAAAAAACACAACAGTTCATTATAGAGGGCGCGCCCATTCAGGGGCTTTATTTTGTGCAAAAAGGAAAGGTGAAAACGGTAAAAACAGGAATCAACGGAAGGGAACAAATTGTTCGGTTTACCACGAATGGAGACACGGTTGGTTTTAGGGGGTTTGGGACGAGCAATCGGTATTTGATAGGGGCTTATGCGCTGGAGGATACAGTTTTGTGTAATTTCAACAATGAAGTGATGCTGGACATTCTTAAAAATGTTCCCGAATTCACTTATGATATGATGCTTTTTTATGCCGAGGAATTGAATAAGAGTGAGAATAACATCAGGAAGATTGCCCACATGAATGTGAGAGAGCGTGTGATTGATACCTTATTATATATCCATAGAAAATTTGGTCAAACCAATGATTTAATCAATCTTGATTTGTCCCGAAAAGAAATCGCCGATTTTGCCGGCACCACCGAAGAACAGGTAACCCGAGTAATTTCGAGTTTGAAGAGAGAGACATTAATTAAAACCGTTGGCAAGAAAATAGGATTGCAACAAATCAACAAAATGAAAATGGAAATTATGGAGCATAAGTATGTATAA